The following proteins come from a genomic window of Actinomycetota bacterium:
- a CDS encoding ABC transporter ATP-binding protein, which translates to MTFGAEGLIELSDVVKVYDTGEVPFTALKGVSLRVCSGEFVGLIGKSGSGKTTLINMITGIDHPTEGSVQVAGASVHSLNENRLAIWRGKTIGVVFQFFQLLPTLTVIENVMLPMDFCNVYDPAERPARAMHLLEQVEMADQAYKLPSAISGGQQQRAAIARALANDPPIIAADEPTGNLDSRTAESVFGLFERLVDANKTIVMVTHDSDLASRVRRALHVVDGEIASEELR; encoded by the coding sequence ATGACCTTCGGGGCCGAAGGTCTGATAGAGCTTTCCGATGTCGTCAAGGTGTACGATACCGGCGAGGTGCCCTTTACCGCCCTCAAGGGTGTGAGCCTGCGCGTATGCAGTGGTGAGTTCGTCGGATTGATCGGCAAATCAGGGTCGGGCAAAACAACGCTGATCAACATGATCACAGGCATCGATCATCCGACCGAAGGCTCGGTTCAGGTTGCAGGCGCATCAGTTCACTCCCTGAACGAAAACCGGCTGGCAATATGGCGCGGCAAGACCATAGGCGTGGTTTTTCAGTTCTTTCAACTTCTGCCGACGCTGACCGTGATCGAAAACGTGATGCTGCCCATGGATTTTTGTAACGTTTACGATCCGGCGGAACGTCCCGCAAGAGCCATGCACCTTCTCGAGCAGGTGGAGATGGCCGACCAGGCATACAAGTTGCCGAGCGCTATCTCTGGGGGGCAGCAACAAAGGGCTGCTATCGCGAGGGCCCTGGCCAACGACCCGCCGATCATCGCCGCCGATGAGCCTACCGGCAACCTCGATTCGAGGACCGCCGAGTCCGTATTCGGCCTCTTCGAGAGGCTGGTGGATGCAAACAAGACTATCGTGATGGTGACTCATGACAGCGATTTGGCATCACGCGTACGCCGTGCGCTCCACGTTGTTGACGGCGAGATAGCCTCCGAGGAGCTTCGCTAG
- a CDS encoding ABC transporter permease, producing the protein MVAPRWRKVLRDLAGHKFRSLLVVLSISVGIFAIIVVLGARGVLLREFEAVFEDSNPPTATIWVMNADDDVVDAVDRVAGVRAAEGRRVTSLRFVIGSAPKEGAPANWSTIQLQAVPDFENQQTGRFKVLQDRSLPPPRGEVLLEQSVLTMHDLSAGDIVTVETREGKHVPLRVAGFAHDINAFPAHFVGYSTGFISMETLALIDEPDRYNMISVLAEDREITRSEAGTLVTAVREDVLDSRGIRVLHFDVPEPGSHFLGDIFRAISLLLLALGALSMLLSGFLVVTTIQAFMSQQVRQVGIMKAIGGSTSQINSMYIGMVLAYGILAVALGLPTGILAAQWFAGFGAELLNFRITTYEPPLYVIVIGVVMGIGSPLLSAIVPIRAGTKMPVARALVATGLSRTVFGHGLIDRLLGLLRGLPRPIALSLRNTFLRKGRLALTLTTLTLAAAVLMSVLTVRSSILQTVDTLSVWRFDARLTLSGFEPKERVLDIAERGTGVTLAEGMLETSAILQRSDGTEGDAVSFVGLAPESPFVAPRMEQGRWLEPDDTHAIVVNTDALEAEPELSVGRSVELEIAGITQEWRVAGVVSTGMMGAVVFAPMEQLDAMLNDRDLVNRVFTNTIFGHQSAQKQAVSDLLRHYEDAGIQVLSTQTQVEERDTLAEQLGILVTFLAIMGGLLAAVGVIGLAGTMTINVLESQRQIGVMRAVGASHRSIYSIFITESVVIALLAWAIGAVISWPMSLALVRMLSGAMDLPLVYAFSWQGVVWCLLAVLVVAVAASLLPAYRASQVSVRDAIAYE; encoded by the coding sequence GTGGTCGCACCGCGGTGGCGTAAAGTCTTGCGGGACCTCGCGGGGCACAAGTTCCGCTCGCTGCTTGTCGTGCTCTCCATCTCCGTGGGGATATTCGCGATCATTGTGGTGCTCGGCGCTCGAGGCGTACTGCTGCGAGAGTTCGAAGCTGTGTTCGAGGACTCCAACCCGCCGACCGCCACGATATGGGTCATGAACGCCGATGATGATGTGGTGGACGCTGTCGATCGCGTTGCGGGCGTGCGGGCAGCAGAAGGCCGCCGAGTGACTTCACTCAGGTTCGTGATTGGGTCCGCGCCAAAAGAGGGGGCTCCGGCCAACTGGAGCACCATACAGCTACAAGCGGTTCCCGATTTCGAGAACCAGCAGACAGGACGCTTTAAGGTACTTCAGGATCGCTCGCTGCCTCCGCCGAGAGGAGAGGTGCTCCTCGAGCAGTCCGTCCTGACTATGCACGATCTTTCGGCGGGAGATATCGTTACCGTCGAGACTCGCGAGGGGAAGCACGTGCCGCTTCGCGTCGCAGGCTTTGCGCATGACATCAATGCGTTTCCGGCCCACTTTGTGGGGTATTCGACCGGCTTCATTTCGATGGAAACACTTGCGCTTATCGATGAGCCGGACCGATACAACATGATCTCGGTATTGGCCGAAGATAGGGAGATCACGAGATCGGAAGCGGGGACCCTTGTAACGGCAGTACGAGAAGACGTCCTGGACAGCAGGGGCATTCGGGTTCTGCACTTCGACGTTCCGGAGCCTGGCAGCCACTTTCTCGGAGATATATTTAGGGCAATCTCCTTGCTGCTGCTGGCTTTGGGGGCCCTGAGCATGCTCCTCTCCGGCTTTCTGGTTGTGACCACCATTCAGGCTTTTATGTCTCAGCAGGTGCGACAGGTCGGGATAATGAAGGCCATCGGCGGGAGCACGTCACAGATCAACTCGATGTACATCGGCATGGTACTGGCCTACGGAATACTCGCAGTCGCGCTCGGGCTCCCTACGGGGATTCTGGCCGCCCAGTGGTTTGCGGGATTCGGTGCCGAGCTGCTCAACTTCAGGATCACGACGTACGAGCCACCGCTATATGTAATTGTGATCGGCGTAGTCATGGGCATCGGCTCGCCTCTTCTCTCCGCGATCGTTCCTATTAGGGCGGGGACGAAGATGCCGGTGGCACGGGCACTTGTTGCAACAGGGCTTTCGCGAACCGTTTTCGGGCATGGCTTGATCGACCGCTTGCTGGGACTTTTGCGCGGATTGCCCAGGCCGATAGCGCTGAGTCTGCGCAACACATTTTTGCGCAAGGGGCGACTGGCGCTTACGCTGACGACACTGACGCTTGCGGCTGCGGTTCTCATGAGCGTGCTGACGGTGAGAAGCTCGATATTGCAGACGGTGGACACATTGAGCGTGTGGCGTTTCGATGCGCGCCTTACACTGAGCGGATTCGAGCCAAAGGAGCGAGTGCTCGATATCGCCGAGCGAGGAACCGGCGTGACGCTTGCCGAAGGGATGCTGGAAACAAGCGCGATCCTTCAGCGAAGCGACGGAACCGAGGGGGATGCGGTAAGCTTCGTGGGTCTCGCTCCCGAGAGCCCCTTTGTCGCTCCGCGGATGGAGCAGGGACGTTGGCTTGAGCCCGATGATACTCACGCCATAGTAGTCAACACAGATGCTCTTGAAGCTGAGCCCGAGCTTTCGGTTGGCCGAAGTGTGGAGCTTGAGATTGCCGGAATCACCCAGGAGTGGAGAGTTGCAGGCGTAGTGTCTACCGGCATGATGGGCGCGGTCGTCTTTGCGCCGATGGAGCAGCTGGACGCGATGCTCAACGATAGAGACTTAGTGAATCGGGTTTTTACGAATACCATTTTTGGCCATCAGAGTGCCCAGAAACAGGCTGTAAGCGATCTGCTTCGGCACTATGAAGACGCTGGAATCCAGGTCTTATCGACGCAAACGCAGGTTGAAGAGCGCGATACCTTGGCCGAACAGCTTGGCATCCTGGTGACATTCCTCGCTATAATGGGCGGACTGCTCGCCGCAGTAGGCGTTATTGGGCTGGCCGGCACGATGACTATCAACGTTCTCGAAAGCCAAAGACAGATAGGCGTCATGAGGGCAGTTGGCGCGAGCCATCGCTCGATCTACTCGATTTTCATCACCGAAAGTGTGGTGATCGCACTGCTGGCCTGGGCCATCGGCGCTGTAATTTCCTGGCCGATGAGCCTCGCTTTGGTTCGTATGCTCTCAGGAGCGATGGATCTGCCGCTCGTGTATGCTTTTTCCTGGCAGGGGGTCGTGTGGTGCCTGTTGGCAGTGCTTGTGGTGGCTGTGGCCGCCAGCCTGCTTCCGGCCTACCGTGCGTCTCAAGTGAGCGTACGCGATGCGATTGCGTATGAGTGA